The sequence below is a genomic window from Rhinopithecus roxellana isolate Shanxi Qingling chromosome 7, ASM756505v1, whole genome shotgun sequence.
CTATACCGTCTACAATGTGCTGAGAATACAGTGGTGAACAATACCAAAAGGGTACTTTCATTCAGGCAACTTCCAGTCTAACAAATTCCCCACCACTTGGGAGAGTAAAAAAAGGTATATGTTCAGAAGAAAAGGGCACATGCATGCATTAGGCAGGATGCAGGTCTGGGCCAAAAGGAGGAGTTGAGGAGCTCAGCTGGGATCTGGGATTTGCCTTGAGGAAGTGCGCGAATAGCGGTCCCCTCTCCTGACAGAACAGTGGAGAGGCGCCAAGACCATCCCTACGTGGTGCCATCAAAGAGAGAGGGCTGTTATGACCTCCTGCGGGTCCTGACAGGGAAAGGCCCTCTTTGGGGGGCAACTGTGGGGACGGCGCAATGCCAACGTGAGCCACcatttgaaatgacaaaaaccGTTGTGGCAGAAAGAAATGAGTCTGTACAGACCAGTGGTTGGTTTCCTAGAGACAGAAGTCTAGGTCTACCTTCTTTTAGAAGAGGGGCAGTGGTGAGGCCTTGATGGGAGCCCCCTGCCCCAGAATTCACTTAAGAGCAGGGGTACCTTCCTCCCCTGCGTGGCTCCACGAAGCTGGGAAATAAACGCACAAGAGGACCACCCTACAGGCCCAGGCCTTTCTGGCCTGAAATCGCCTCTCCCCTCCCAGACTGCAGTGCTGACACCCCCTTTCCCATTAACATCCAGGAAGGAGGGTgagagggctggggagagggagggggcagACACCCAGCAGTCCCTGGTTGGGGAGTTGGGGCGGGGGTGCAGACACACTAGGGGGAGGTTTGGTATCCATCCGCTGCTCCCTCCAGCGCGGCTCTTCCCAACCTCCTGATCCGGTCCCCTGCCCGGGCCCCCAGCCGCCCGCCGGTCCCATATATTACAGCAACGTCAGAAATGTGGTGGTGGTCGCCACGTTAGGGTCCGCGGGGGCCTCCTGAGGCACCCTGGTGCCAACCCGCAGGCCCAGGCTGGGGCTCGTCGTGGCCCCGCCCACCTCGTGGTTGGAACTAAGGTGGgccgggggggaggggggggggcgTCGAGGACTTCGCGCCGTATCCCTCCGCTCCCCTTCCCGACACCCTCGCGGCAAGCGGTTCTTCCCGCATCCTGCGCAGCCCCTGCCCAGTTTGGTGCAGAGGCGTAGGGGGCGGGACTCGTCTTTTCCATTCGGATCGCGGGGAAAGCGGTGAGAATCCAAGTGAGGAGCCGCCAGAGGAGagctgaggagaggagagggaggtcGACGACCTGGGCCCTGGGCCGCTGAAGGCAAGTTGGGGTGCGTGAGATTGGGGTGGTCCGCCAGGGTGGACCGGCTGGCAGCCTGCCCCGCCGACCCTGACAGCCTGGCAAGGAGGAGACGATCCGGTCGGAGCCGGGCGCCGGAGAGAGGTGCGCAGTGCCCGAGACCCCTGGCGATGGGAGGCGGTGACCGGTGagggctgggccaggccaggccaagGGCTGAGGGGCTGGCTTGAGAGGCACCGTTAGATCGTCTGGAGGAGAACCGCTCTGACAGCTTCCCAACCAGCTTTGCAGGCGCCGGCGCTCCGCCTTCGAAGGTCTGTGCCCGGAAAGGGCTGTGGGGGAGGCTCCTTCGGGAGAAATGGCGGAGGGGGAGCCATTGTAGTGGGCGCCTGGGAAGGCTGGTGGGAGCCGGCGTCCCAGCTCTGTGCCCAGCCCGCGTGAGGTGGGCCGCATTCACTACTCCGGGCCCTGATTCCGGAAAGGGCCTGTGGGACCCTTTTCCTAGGTGCTGTCCCTTCCCACAGGCTCCAGGTGGTTGTCAAAGTCTCCTGTCTGCGGGGTAGGTCTGGTGGGTTCTCCAAAACTAGAACTTTGAGTGGGTGGATTATGAAGACactaaaatgaaatgtttatccGCCTTTTAATACCGCACTGTTTTATTGCCTTACATATTTAGATCCCCACACCCAGTTTTGTGCAAACAAATAGATAGGGTGTGGACTTGGTCGAATTTCACAACAGTGGTCCATGTAAATAACAGGGTAGTATTTTTCCACCTTTCTTGTTCAGGATCTGTTTTCTCAACATGCTGATCCACTTTAAGTAATGTAATGATGCGTGAGAATGAGGGTTCCAAGTAGAGGGGAAATCTTTTTGAAGGgtcaatttaaaacatttgaagtCAATCTGCTTCTTCAATTTCTGGTTCTGTaaaccaaaactccatctccagccATTCCTCACAGACCGTCTCATTTTGGTACAGAAATAGTCCCACAGAAGAATTCATGGCATTTCTGATGGTGGATATCTGAGGAGCTATGAGAGTTAGGAGACTTCATTTACTTAGTTTCTGATTCTCAAAAAGGAGGTGTTAGAATCCGAATTCTGGGAATCTGTCCATTAACCTGCTATTTTTCTACCATTGTTAACATAGTCTCTTGGGGTTATTTTTTTTGCTAGTTGCTCGCCTTCTTTTTGTAGGGTGTGACTCTTCTCTAGCTAGAGGACTCTTTGTTGGGAAGGATAGCATCTCCTGAGAACCCCTGCTGTATGAGCAGGCTGACATGGGTGGTGAATAAAGTAAGATCTAGGTATgcatggggaaggggagggacaTGCACAGATGGTATTAAAATAACAGTCTCCATTAtcttccctgcctgcctcctaAGTACGATTGCCTGTGTTCCACTACCTATTTCTGCacctcatattttttttttcaggaaaggaGGTATAACTTCTGTTGGGAAAATGACTGACTTCAAAGTTGGCAGGAGGTGTAATCAGGCTGCAGGTCTTGGGGTGATTAGGGAATCATTGAGGAGGAGCAGACAGGTGGGAGACATTTAACATAGCCTTGAATATTCAAAAGCATATGTTATAACCCTTGTTATGGGCATTAGATCATCTTagtctcttctgttttctttcctctgccttcctTTCTATCCTTAGGTCTGTTCCTTTCTAGGTTCCTGTAGAGATCTGTATGTAGCTGTTCACTTGGAAGTTAAttaagaaagagaacaaaaactgTTCATTTGGATTCAAGGTAGGTTTATGTGTGAACACCCCTGTTGATTGGGGTTATGGAGAGGCTGTTGCCAAGTGGGTTAGACCAGATGATATCTTGGAGCCACTGTCTTCCAGCTTTCTAGTCACTTCTGACCTCACATTTGTGTACAAGTGATGGGGTGGGGTGAGCCAGGATTATGCTGATGAGGTAATTGGTAGATACTGGGGCAGGAAATGGGAAGAGAAGCCACGAGGAGTACTAGGAGGCCAGAAGTGTTATATAACCAAAGCCCTAGATTTGGGAAGGCAGAAATTGAGCTTAGAGATTACAGTGTAGGTCTGTCAACCAAATACTCAGAATTCCAATCCCACCTGTATTTTTGTCCATAGGCCTGCCCATGAGTTAACTGTAGGGCATATCAACACTGGAaacagggaaggaggaaaaattGCACTAGATCAGTGCAGGTTGGTGTGAGTGCTGCCTGAATACATCTATGAGGTCTAGTGGTATGTATTTTAGTGGTGGACCTACTAGCATGGGTCCAAAGAGACTGGGCACTCCTTTAGCCTTTCTCACTCTCAGCAAGCTTACCTGCCATCTTTGTTCCTGTTTGGTGCAGAGTAAAAGAATGACAGTGCTTGGGCAGGACATTGTTGAGCATTAGTGGCAGTGTGCAAGGTATAAAATGAAGCAGCAGAGTTTTTTATTAATTCACTTCTACACAATTCATTTCTACTCTATGTCCTTCTGTGTGGCTGTTTGCATAGAGAAGCACAGTTGGACAAGACTCAAAGCCAGTTTCTTTCTTCAACCTCAGGTCCATCTCCACTGGTGGCTGTAGTGGCTTTGGATTGTTGGAAGACCATCACCTTCAGCAGGTCTGCACTTGGGAACAATCATTCTCCCCCAGCCCGAGCGTGCCTCTGCCCTCTGTATCATTGACAGAGGCTATATGTTTGGAAAGAGAACTTTGTGACTGCAGAACTGACAGTTGACTCTAACTCTTGCTACTAAGTTTTTCCATTACCCAGTGAAAGAGTGTTAAGACTTCGACCTAGGACACATTGAGAACCAAGGCCAAGACTGGACAGGGCCATATAACTGGGCTTCAACCATGACTGGGACTAAGAATAAGACAAGAGCCCAggccaaaactgaaaaaaagccTATTACACAAGCTAAAGCTGGAGCAGAGAGGGAGGCTACTGGTGTTGTTAGGCCTGTAGCCAAGACCAGGGCCAAAGCCAAAGCCAAGACAGGGTCTAAGACAGATGCAGTAGCAGAGATGAAGGCAGTGTCTAAGAACAAGGTTGTTGCTGAGGTGAAGGAAGGATCTCTGTCAGAGCCTAAGACTCTGGGCAGAGCCATGGGAGATTTCAGTCCCAAGGCTGGGAATGAGTCCACCAGCTCCACATGTAAAAATGAGGCTGGTATTGATGCCTGGTTCTGGGCTGGGGAAGAGGCCACTATCAATTCCTGGTTCTGGAATGGAGAAGAGGCAGGTAATAGTTCCAGCACTAAGAATGATAAACCTGAAATTGGTGCCCAGGTCTGTGCTGAGGAGTTGGAGCCTGCGGCTGGGGCCGATTGCAAACCCAGGTcaggggctgaggaggaggaggaagagaatgttATTGGGAACTGGTTTTGGGAAGGAGATGATACCAGTTTTGACCCTAATCCTAAACCCGTGAGCAGGATAGTTAAGCCTCAGCCTGTGtatgaaattaatgaaaaaaataggcCCAAGGACTGGTCTGAGGTAACTATCTGGCCCAACGCCCCTGCTGTAACTCCAGCAGTGTTAGGATTTAGATCCCAGGCACCATCTGAGGCAAGCCCTCCTTCATATATTGTTCTGGCTTCAGCTGAAGAAAATGCCTGTTCTTTGCCTGGGGCAACAGCTTGCCGCCCTTCTAGGAACACTCGCTCATGCTCACAGCCTATCCCTGAGTGTCGTTTTGATTCTGACCCCTGCATCCAGACCATAGATGAGATTAGACGTCAAATCAGGATCAGGGAGGTAAATGGGATTAAGCCATTTGCTTGTCCTTGCAAAATGGAATGCTATATGGATTCTGAGGAATTTGAAAAACTTGTTAGCTTACTTAAGTCAACTACTGATCCTCTTATTCATAAAATAGCACGGATTGCAATGGGTGTCCATAATGTTCACCCGTTTGCCCAAGAGTTTATTAACGAAGTGGGTGTAGTGACACTTATTGAAAGCTTGCTCAGTTTTCCTTCCcctgaaatgagaaaaaagactgTAATTACTCTGAATCCTCCTTCTGGTGATGAAAGACAACGCAAAATTGAATTACATGTTAAGCATATGTGTAAAGAAACCGTGTCATTTCCTTTGAACTCACCGGGACAGCAATCTGGATTAAAGATACTAGGACAACTGACTACTGATTTTGTCCATCACTACATTGTTGCCAATTACTTTTCAGAGCTTTTCCATTTGCTGTCCTCAGGAAATTGCAAAACCAGAAATCTTGTTTTGAAACTACTTTTAAATATGTCTGAAAATCCAACTGCAGCCAGAGACATGATCAATATGAAGGCATTGGCAGCATTAAAACTCATCTTTAACCAGAAAGAGGCAAAAGCCAATCTTGTTAGTGGTGTGGCCATATTTATTAACATAAAGGAGCATATCAGAAAAGGCTCAATTGTAGTTGTTGATCACTTGAGTTATAGTACACTCATGGCCATTTTCAGGGAAGTTAAAGGGATTATTGAAACAATGTAAAATGAGCCAGAGATAGAATGTTTTGAGCCATCTCCAAACTCTAGCAGGCTGTACATTACAGTGTACACATTATACACTGCATCTTTAACACAAAGTCACCTGTGACAGGCTCTAGGTTTGAGCTAGACTATTTTGGCGGTATCAAATGAATATTATACCTTGGGCtgaaaatgtttgatttttatctTGTCTAGATTggcatatttttaacattttacttaaGATAGCGAACCAGTTTGTTTTAAGTAAGCTAACTTTTTCATTAGTATCTGCTTAGATACATCTGTGGCTTAaaatggcaaaaaagaaaatatccttgaGTTTGTAATCCAGTTACAGAAGTAaggcatacacatacacaaagataACAGtacctagagagagagagagtgtgtgtgtgtgtgtgtctctgtgtgtgcacgtgcacactcATGGCCGAATGTGCGCACTCTACATAAAGGAGGCAGGGGTTGCTATAGGATATTTAATGTAAGATAAACTactatttttctcctcttccagCTGTATCAGATACTCATTCCACAACACAGAAATGACTCAGAATCTCAgacaaaatgtattatttgttcaattttaattttgccactACATTCATAACTCTTAAATTGTTAGGctgtttcatttacataaaagttATCTCAcaaaagagaaggcaggaaaCATTTTGTGAGTGCCTATTCTATGTCAAACACTGTGTTGGCACCATATTTTACaagtttttttcctcttctcataGTGAACTTGTGAGCTAgttacttgtatttttattagaactCATTATTCTGGGTACCCTCCAATGAGAATTAGGTTAAATACCTTTTCCTAGATTCCCACAGCAGGCAGGTGGCGTAGCTGTTTTGTCTGACACCAGAACCTATCTCACCACACTGCTTTACAGTCCCCTTGAAGGGCATTTTGAGGTGGGGGGCCTTCAAAGCTCAGAGACTGGTTTTAATGGTTTAATTTTCCAATAGATCATGTGTATGCCAGGTGTTACGATTCTTAACTTCCTTCAAATTCATGTGTCTATTAGACATTTGGCTACATCTGGCTGGAGGTCAGGAGAAAATTCTGAGGTGAATAGATGGATTTTATCTGGCAGTGTCAAAAATAGTAGGAGCCCAAAACTTTGTTCAATGAGTAAGATGTAGATTTGGAGTCATCAGCAAGGGAAACTTGTTAGGTGTCCtttgtatctttttctatccatttgtattttttatttcccaaagagcTGAAATCATTTTATACCCTGAATTTAAAAGGTAATTGCTTTTTTCCTCCTTGCGAAATcataccttaattttttttcttttttaccatttATGATTTATTCTCCTGTGTGTCATATGAAAGGCCAAGGGGCTTTATCTTTTACTAGTAGGCAAGCCTGGGCATTTCTGCATTTGTACCAGCTAACACTACAAGATAAACTTAATTAGAGAAATTTAGACCCAGAATTGCAGCCTCAACAACACAAAACAGGAAAGCTAGAAGAGGTTGCTGTGTCAACCTACAAGATAGTGATTCTTGGAAGTTGGTATGGACCAGAAAGCATTCCCAGGACATTTAGGCAATGGCTGAGTTCTCTAAGACTCATGGTGGGAGTTATAATCCCTGGTCTTAGCTGATGTGAAAGTTTCTATGTGTGAAAATATGGAGTTATATGTTTTGAGATTTTCTGCCAGTTAAGAAACTAAAACAAGATCATACTGTAAATGTTTGTAACTTGCTTCCCCCAGTTGTATACTGTAAACATCTTTGCATGTCAATAAATATGCCTCTACAACATATTTTTGaatcacttaatatttttctatgttaaCGGTTGGTATATAGTGTTGTAATCCTTTATTGCATATTCTCATACAATATACACATTCTTTTGCAAAAATAGGAATACAGTGTTGAGACTTGCCTTTTCCTCTTAACAGTTATCTTTTCAATTTAGTGTTATATAGATCTGTCACATGCTTTTTAATCTAATAACTTGACGGAAATATAATTGCCATACATTAAGCTGCATGTTGAAAGTATACAGTGTGATCAGTCTTggaatgtatatacacataaaaccATAACCACAATCAAAATTGTAAACATATTCATCACCCAAcaaagctacttttttttttgagacagagtcttgctctgtcaccgaggctggagtacagtggtgcagtctcggcccactcaacctctgcctcccaggttcaagtgattctcgtaccttagcctcctgagcagctgggactacaggtgcatgccaccatatctggctaattgtgtgtgtgtgtgtgtgtgtgtttagtagaggcagggtttcactatgttggccaggctggtcttgaactcctggtctcaagtgatccacccgccttggtctccctgagtgtcaggattacaggcgtgagccactatgcccagcctcccCCAAAACTTCTTAATGCCCCTTtgtaatccctccctcctctctctccctgtgcCCCAACCCAGGCAACCATGGGTCACTTTCTGACAAAATagaattgttttgattttctgtaaTTGTGTATAAATGGATTCATACAGCATGCACTCTTTGTTCGGGAGAggatctggcttatttcacttagtgtaattaTTTGAGATTCATCCGTATCATGTGTCTCactatttcattgctttttattgccAAGTAGTATTCCACCATATGGCTTtactacagtttatttatccattcacctgttgatggacatttgggctgttcaGAGTTTGGCCAGTATAAGTAAAGCAGCTATGAGCATTTGTGTACAAGTGTTTTTATGAACATaggctttcatttctttggaatGACATCTAACAATATTGAATCATCTGACCCATAAATAAAATCTCTCTCCACTTATTTAAGTCTCCTTTATTGCTCTAAGGAACATTGTGTAGTTTTCATGCAACATGCCTTTTTAGCAGCTGCGTATATTCTTTTATATGGTTGTATCACATGTTATTTAATCCGTTGCCTGGTGATGAACACTTACAGGATTTGGGAAGCATGAGTAATTCTatgattttgtatttaaataaatctTACTCTATAGGTGAGGAAGACCAAAGTTGTAATTGGTAAAGAAGCAGCAGTCACTAATATTAGCCAGATTGGGGGGGGGGCggtatttcatcatttttataattGGGACAGTGATTTTCTGTGTTAGTACATGATTAGAGTAGTCTTGCTTTTGTCTTGATACATGACATTCATAGAGTAGCAGACCAGGCTACTCTTAGATGTCAGGCTGCTTTTCTTCTTGTCAtggatatttacaaatatttatgtatattgcCTAGTTGACCTTCAGAATGAATCTCACCAGCCTCATCTCGTGGAGAATGAATGTCTGGTTCTTCATAtacttgccaacacttggtatcactgtttttaagTTTTGCTACTCTCATAGACAAAATcatctcattgttatttttataacaacATTTTAAAGGTTACGTAATACTACATATTATGGATGTGACAATTGAATTGCACCTTTATATTCCATTGGGTTAATTGTAGGTATGTGAAGATGGACCCCATTACTTAGTGGGTGGAGGAGAATGGAGTATATATACGTCTGTGTCACTTTGCCTATTTTGTTTATGCCTCCTCATTGCTGTCCTTCCCACGGGATCTGGAGGCCCTTGCAATTATCACCAACTGACAGCTAGAAAAGCTGTATCACTTTATACCTTGGGAACTAGAtttaaaacaagaatgaaaagTTTAGCTGTGCTGACATTCTGTTACAGAGTTCAGACCCTGAACTCTGTTATGGACCAACACTCAGGCAACAGCCATAGTGACTAGACTAGCAAGTGATATGTACACACAACTACAGCTCAAAAC
It includes:
- the BHLHB9 gene encoding protein BHLHb9; translated protein: MTGTKNKTRAQAKTEKKPITQAKAGAEREATGVVRPVAKTRAKAKAKTGSKTDAVAEMKAVSKNKVVAEVKEGSLSEPKTLGRAMGDFSPKAGNESTSSTCKNEAGIDAWFWAGEEATINSWFWNGEEAGNSSSTKNDKPEIGAQVCAEELEPAAGADCKPRSGAEEEEEENVIGNWFWEGDDTSFDPNPKPVSRIVKPQPVYEINEKNRPKDWSEVTIWPNAPAVTPAVLGFRSQAPSEASPPSYIVLASAEENACSLPGATACRPSRNTRSCSQPIPECRFDSDPCIQTIDEIRRQIRIREVNGIKPFACPCKMECYMDSEEFEKLVSLLKSTTDPLIHKIARIAMGVHNVHPFAQEFINEVGVVTLIESLLSFPSPEMRKKTVITLNPPSGDERQRKIELHVKHMCKETVSFPLNSPGQQSGLKILGQLTTDFVHHYIVANYFSELFHLLSSGNCKTRNLVLKLLLNMSENPTAARDMINMKALAALKLIFNQKEAKANLVSGVAIFINIKEHIRKGSIVVVDHLSYSTLMAIFREVKGIIETM